The following is a genomic window from Tripterygium wilfordii isolate XIE 37 chromosome 19, ASM1340144v1, whole genome shotgun sequence.
ATGTTAATGGTGGACTTTACCCATATTATATGGACATATTCTGTTTTGACAAAATGATCTCTGACTCTATCTTGTCTACCTTAAAGCTTTGATAACTTCAATTAATACAGACTACAGAGTGCAATGAGTCGGTGATAACTTGTAAGAGAAAAACATGTAATCCCATTTAAAACAGATTGATTGTCCTAAACATGGGCTTAATTAAGCAAACCCATGTGAGGTTGCTTCAAATTGAATTCTaactgtcaaagatatcaacaaaatctttgatatctttgacaaatgaacaaaatctttgaatttgtcaaagatatctacaaaatatcaatgatatctttgacaaatgaacgtcaaagatatcaacaaaatctttgatatctttgacaaatgaacaaaatctttgaatttgtcaaagatatctacaaaatatcaatgatatctttgacaaatcaacaaaatctttgaatttgtcaaagatatcaacatctttgatttactttattgacattatttttcttacttttcctttctaacgcctatataaaggcatgttgtacacaatcaacatatagtgaaatacagatcttttacttctctaacatatccgatcttttacttctctaacatatcctttcacttctctaacatggtatcagaggcactcctgttgaggcactccagagtagtgtacgtactaccattgatacagcacatattattacagccttggtccaacacttcttAGGTGGGATCTTGGTTTTGGGTCCGTCCCCAGTCGGTTGCGGTCTCCTTTGagatgttcttctcttttcttgagttttggtgtCCTCCGTGGCGGTGCTCCTTCTGCCGTTTGTCGTGCTCTTCCAGGGGTACTCCTTTGCTCGGACCCCTAGCTAGACCCGATTGCTTCTTCTGCCTTTTCATCAGTTTGAGCATGGTTCCTCGCAGTTCGTTCCTTTGGCCTCCTGCTGCCGTATGGTGGTGTCCATGTTTCTGGCTGCTTTTCCCTGTTGTTTCTACCATCGCTCTTGGTGCTAAGATCTCGGCCCTCTCTTGGAGTCCTTTTACTGCGTTTTTAAGGCTTCTCTAGAGATGGGTCCCTTCTCGGAGTTTTGCTGCTGTTAATCTTACTATTTGCCCTCTTTGGTCCCATTCCGGATTTCTGCGTGCAGTCTTGGTGTTCCTTTGTCTGCTCTCTTGGGTTCCCATGtggattttttcttgctttttggtagcctcgattctcagagctggatccccatcctttagtgtttgggttttggtgcgTGTCGCTGGACTGCTCCTTTTTTTGGCTTCTcggtttgttggtttctttatattcaattctgtcaacgatatcaacaaaatctttgatatctttgaaatttatctttgacaatatccactcttgaccaacctgctgatcttttcaccaagccactcctgccaggtcgtttcagagacttagtttccaaactcaagcttacttctactgcaccaacttgagtttgaggggggatgtcaaagatatcaacaaaatctttgatatctttgacaaatgaacaaaatctttgaatttgtcaaagatatctacaaaatatcaataatatctttgacaaatcaacaaaatctttgaatttgtcaaagatatcaacatctttgatttactttattgacattatttttcttacttttcctttctaacgcctatataaaggcatgttgtacacaatcaagatatagtgaaaaatatagatcctttcacttctctaacactAACATTGCTTAGCACTAGTTCTTGAGATTATATATGAACTGTTCTATAAGACTAtaactcttatatatatataacttaaaaCATTTGTACGTCTATGTGGTTGTGACGGTTGTAAGTTGTAACGTACAAGCTACAATCCAGGATCGGAATGTGTCAAGTTGTTGAATAAACCGGCCGCCAGCATCGACACTGGAAGGAACGATCCCTTCATGTTCTTTTGGCAGCTAAACAAAGTGTCCTAATACACCCTAGCCTAAAATTGCGATGACCCACGTGATTTCTAGTTTGTAGAGTACACTAACGAGACTTGTCCAATTCAATTACCAAGTTTGAAGGAAGACATTAAAATTTACAACCTTTTCcttcatatataatttatatatgagAAATTGAGAATTGCCCCAATGATAGTTATCTATTCAGTGTGGGGTGCAAAACTCTGTTTGGcttggatgatcgaatttgtcatattcaaattaaaatccaggtccaaatacataaatattgtttggtttacttgtccggatcCTAACCTGGATGATATTATTATCCGGTTTACTTGTccgaatttgatcaattaaacaTGTCCGAAATTCAATACATGCTAAGGTCCAAACATGTAATTATTTCATAAAAACGTAATGCTACCGAACCCGGAActgatttttttgcttttcaccAAGCCTAATTTACAAGTGTTGGATTGGGCTGAATGAATACAAAAGGCTCTACAGTAACAAGCTATGTGGCCTTCTGAATTCTGATCATGGGCTTCTTTTTCTCTTGTATAGCTTTTCCACCCTACCTCTCGTATCCCATTACTCGGTTATTCCCATCATTCCTGCCTTCGGCCGGCACCATTGAAGTGAGAATAGAAGATTAAAAGTTTAGGCCCAACTATTTGGGCCATCAAATTTTGAAAGGTCTGTCCGATGGTTTTAGATATTGTGGGCCGTAAGCATTCCTTCTTTTAGGCCCAAAAGCCTTCAACCTGAAAATAATTATACAAAGGTTCTAAAAGGAGAAATAATTTCATCCTGGAAATAATTTGGCATATCAAAAGACAAAAGGTGAAATTCTACCTGAGATTAAGGCGCGCGCACACCAACTTCTTGATGTGACGACTGGTTCTGCCGATCACACTCCCTAATCAACAAAAGCATTAAATCATGATGAACTCTTCGAATTACCCAAATCAAATGTTTttctatatataattattattaaatcccattatatatatatatatatatatatataatcatccTAGTAATATGATTGAAATACATTACTAGTCAATGAAGTATAATGGAAAAAGAAGATCACCTAATAAAAGTGGAACAAACACGAAATAAGTCATCTTCACCAAGGCAGTTCACCGGCCTTTCATCCACATACGCTGAAACTAACTACATCAATTCCACCACCACCGTACACGGCGGCCCTGGAACTGCTTCCTTTTAAGAGAGATTACTTGTTTTCCCCCTCAAAGCGACTAATGATTAATTGTCTTactcttgcttttcttcattTGAAGCTTCGTTGAATTTGGTCAAAATGTTGATCTTCGTATATATGTGAGTATAGAAAATATCTTCCTGGAAAATAATGAAGGAAATTTTGACTTCTTTggaaaagaaattaagaagGATGAGTCATCTACAATGGTCGTGgatggtgatgatggtggtggtgggagTGGCTGCTCATGATTATGGTGACGCATTATCGAAGAGCATCTTGTTCTTTGAAGGACAAAGGTCAGGGAAATTACCCTCCACGCAGAGGATTACTTGGAGGAAGGATTCAGCTCTTCAAGACGGCTTTCAGATTGGTGGAAGACCCTTTATCCAATCAAAATTGTACGCACGGCACGGATTTCATATACACGAATTCATTTGGATCATGTGTGTTAAATTCAACCgctgagataattgagataccaaTTGCGGggaattttatcattttcgatttgttaaaagttttttattttattttttaaagaaacatAATTCATGGGTTGGTGACAAGAATCTCCTTGACAAAACGTTCTAATTCTAAGCTCAGGTCGATTTGGTGGGGGGTTACTATGATGCCGGTGACAATCTCAAATTCAACTTTCCAATGGCATTCTCCACAACCATGCTAGCATGGAGTGTGTTAGAGTTTGGAAAATTCATGGACTCAGACAGGCAATATGCATTGGAGGCTATTCGGTGGGCGACCGACTACttccttaaagccacaagtgtCCCTGGCTTTGTGTATGTTCAGGTAGGTGACCCTTATGGAGACCATAATTGCTGGGAGAGGCCTGAAGACATGGACACCCCTAGAACACCTTATGCTGTTAGCAAAAACTTTCCGGGATCGGAGGTTTCGGCCGAGCTAGCAGCTGCACTTGCTGCATCTTCCATGGTGTTTAGGCCTGTTGATCGTGACTATTCTGCTAGGCTCCTTAAAAGGGCCAGAATGGTAATCAGATGGGTTATTACATAGTTTTTTCTTGCACCCAATACATGAGGAATTCTTGATAGAAACATAAAATCATTATTTTGTGCATGGATTAGGTTTTTGAATTTGCGGATCAATACAGGGGATCTTACAACGATAGCCTTGGACCATGGGTGTGCCCATTTTACTGTGATTTCAGCGGTTATGAGGTATGAATTGTCGTCACTCTGTTCTCTCTCACgatgtaattttatttatttatgaagtAGTTGAGTATGCTCTTCCAATTAGTATATATTTAAGAGGAAACTTGCAGTATCTGACTTGAGTGGGCGGGTCACGAACCTCTGCATGTCAAGTTTAATGGTATTGGGTGAGCTACCGAAACAAGATTTGTTTACTTGTGAGATTGTGTTGTAGGATGAATTGATATGGGGAGCAGCATGGTTGTATAAGGCTACTAGAGCCCCTAGTTACTGGCTTTACGTGGTTGACAACATACACAACTTAGAGAACTCAGCTGTCAAGAAAGTAAACAGTATCAGCTACAGTACTGGAGGAAGTTTTGCTGAATTTGGGTGGGACTCCAAGCATGCTGGCATTAACATACTTGTTTCCAAGGTTAATTAATTACTACACAAACTGTGGTTCTCTCATAGATTTCTAATGTGCATGGTCTGTTCATTTGAAATGATTTTCTTGTCGCTGTGATTACATGCAGTGGGTTTTGAACGGCAGTTTGAACTTTAGTCCTTTCATACCCAATGCAGACAAGTTTGTGTGCAGTATCTTGCCTGAATCACCTACTGTATCAGTTTCCTTCTCTCCAGGTACTGAATTTTTTCCGATGTGGAATTCAACAGGACTGCTAGCTGCTTAAGCTATCATTGAATTTTAGTCCTAAAATGCTATGTATATATGATCAGGAGGACTTTTATTCAAACCTGGAGGGAGTAATTTACAGCACGCAACGGCTTTGTCATTTCTTCTCGTTGTCTATGCTCGGTATTTGAATCAAGCAAACAGAGTGATTAATTGTGGTAATGTTGTTGCCAAGCCATCACGACTAGTACAAGTCGCGAGAAGTCAAGTACGTTCTATTTGTGCTtcgatttaatttttaaaactcCCTCAGTTAAGGTGGTTGAGACATATACTCAAATAGAATAGTACCCAAGTTTGAACTCCCACCCCCGCTTACCTTAAAAAAGATTTACTTGCACATTTCACTTTTCGTAGTTGAAATATCCTCATAGCGCCATTTAAATTCCTTGACGCAGGTGGATTATATATTAGGAAGCAATCCATTGAACATGTCATACATGGTGGGATATGGTAACAAGTTTCCTCAAAAAATACACCATCGCGGCTCATCGATACCTTCGATTGATCAACGCCCAGACCGAATCGATTGCAATGGCGGAACCCAGTACTTCTTGAGCAGCAATCCTAATCCTAGCTTGTTAATTGGAGCTGTTGTTGGAGGACCTGATATGAATGATTCATATAGTGATTCTAGAGCTGATTTCGCACATTCAGAGCCAACCACATACATTAATGCACCCCTTGTGGGACTTTTGGCCTGCTTCAAAGGCCATCCAAGCTCATTGAATCCTCTATGAaggatttttttatattttatttttcaagttATTCCAAAATGTATATATAGGTACCGCTGTTGGAAATCATGCACTGAATTTTCTATTGCTGCTATTTCAGTTTGTTTCTATCGGACGTCACGTTAGTATCTTATCAAGCCTGAGGGAATCCATATGGGCCAGAGTGGGCTGATGATGACTAATCCTATTTAATGGCGTGGGTTCAAAAACCCAGCCCAAAGCTAAATAACCCCAGACCAAAAACCCAGCCCAGTTGACGAACAACGGATCCCAAATTGAAGAACAATGTAGCCCAAATTTATTTTGCATTGCCAGATTTGTCCCCCGTCATTTTGTTTCTCGTTTCCTCCAATTTCCCGATTCAGCATCCTACTCGTCCTCCTCCTGCCTCAGCCTCAGCCTCGGCGTTTCTCAGCTCAGCTGGGTTTCCGGCGAGATGTTTCGACtcgattttatttttgtaagtttctctagccttttttttaaatttggccCGATGAGAATCATTGTTCATCCATATAAAATACGGGGTGTAGTGATTTCAAAGATTAAGATTGTTTGTATTTAACGCATTGTGGTTATGTAAGTTGTGGCCATGCGGGATGCCGGGTAGGGTTTAAAGGGAGAGGGGTGGGTTAGTTTGCGCTCACAACAGAACGAGTTCACTTCACTAGGGAGCTAGGGCTGGGGCTGTAACATCTAGATAGGCGTATACTCTACTGCAAATCGGCTTTTGGAACCGATTTTTGTTGTTCGGTTTCTGTTTTACGTTCTTTATTTGCTGCATTGTGAACCCTCTTCCCCGTATATGTAATGTAGTTCGGATTAGGCATTCGGGGATTAGAGTATTTGATATTCCATTGAACCGCACTTTAGGCATGCGGGGATTACAGTACTTGATATTCCATTGAACCGCACTTTAGGCATGCGGGGATTACAGTACTTGATATTCCATTGAACCGCACTTTCATTGTTCGGTTAAATGCTTAAGAGGAGCTGCTAGTCCAAAGTCCAAACGGAGTGTCAATGGCTATATTTTCTTCTATAATATGATGAGTCCCACTGCTCTATGTGAAGGGGAAAGCCTTCCTAAACCTCATTCGGCCAAAAGTTCTTTTGTTGGTCATCAAATACTGATACTGGGAGCGAATGTGGCAGCTAGGCTAAGTGACAATTGAAGTGAATTATTGATATAGATGTATGGATCTGCCCTTTTCCTCTGATATGGAGAAAACTCCTACCCAGGGAAACTGGAAAACTACTAATGTGTGGCGCGTGCACGTATAACTATCTATAGCATTTGGTGATGGAATACTAATGTTGCTTGATCTCTTTTTCAAGAGCTGATGGAAAGTTCAATTGGGTTTGATTATAACCAATTTGTCGTAGCACCATTGATTCAGTTGCTGGCTCCTCACCTCTCTGCCTCTTAAGGCAGGGCTTTGGATCCCTCCATTCCTGTTGagctttcaaaaaatagaagaagaagaagagatggacTATGTTGTGGTTGCTTGTTAGAGAACTTATGGTTGCTTGAGAGTCAGAGCCCCTCAGCACGAGCACTCTTCACCTTAGAAAAAATTGGTTAATAATTGTTTGCATCTAGTAAATAAACATATGATAGTAatattctataaaaaaaaagtgttttccTCCGTATTTGAATCATTGGTTATTTGGTTACAATAGCTTAATTCATGCAGTGAACTGAAAACATATTATCTTATTTTAAGGTCATAAGTACATACCAATTTGTTAGTTTTGTTAAATACATTCATAGCGGAGGGATAGAGAGATGCAGCAGAGGAAATTGGGGAGCCCTTCTGGAACTGATGGTTCTGATTTCTCCTATCACATGGTTGTTGATTCTAGTAAGTTTTCTATGCTATTTTCTCATTTCCCTTCGTTCTTCTGGTCATTCACTGTTTGGTTACCTACCGCAAAATCATGAGAGGaagaaaacagaacaaaacCACCTCAatttctttccctttcttctCAGATTTCTTTGATGGTTTCTTATCTGAGACTGAGAGATTAGATGTTTGGATTTTAGTTTCTCCATCAATTGCTTAGGATCTTGCTTTCTCTCCACTTCTTATTTGTTCATTGTTTTTAGGCTGTTAACATTTTTACTGTGGATTACCAAATTGTAGGGTATACAAAAGTAGCCAAGGGAAAGTCTCATGATCTCATCTCTTTTCACTGATCTTAATCCAGGTACAGTTCTCTCTCTCGATGATGTTGATGTGCAACTATATGTTCTGATACTCACTTTCTTATCTCGATATGATTGGCTACCTAACATGCCTAATTTACATATTTGAACAGTAGAGGTTAATCTCCAGAGTGTGCAATACACTGCAACAGGGTCATTGGAGTGAAAAAGTGTTTCCTTGATTCAAAAAGTTTCAACTTCTTGGTCAATCTAAAAGatataaaaaatttcagtttatCTAAATGAAAGGAGTTCCTTGtataagaaagagagattgtACCCGTTTAAATCATATTGGATCTGGCCATTCTAGTTCCATAGATCAATAATTGACCTGACTAGTTGAGCTGGTCTCCAATTTGTTGCTTTCCTAGGACTCTGCTTTGATTAATGTCAATCTAAGTGGCATGTTTAAATCATGGGCATTAACTGCTGAAATCATTTGTCtacatattaattttatttcaacCACTTAACTGCAATTGtatttgttaattttgatttctAATAGCTGATTATTTTGAGCATAATTACCTATGTGCTTCTTTTAAGGTAACATCCTTAGCAGAGTTGATTGGGATTAACCAACTAaatgccttttcttttatttgtttaatattttattgCTTTCAATTGATAGGATTACCATTCGCTGCTCTTTCATCATCAAAAGAGGATGGTCCCAATAGGGTTGCTATTTCCTCTAGTGTTGTTGGTTTTATTTCTATGCTAATTGGAGAAATAGGTGGCTAACCAATCCagtcttattatatatatatatatatagacgttCTACCTCTGCATCATGTGTAACTGTAAATCTTTTCATGCTTATAAGGTAGAACTTTATTGAGGATTTACATTATCATCTACTGCACTATTCTTTCAGTCTTTTGTGTCCTCAGGAGCAGTCCAACTTTTGGGATGAGAAACTTTATAACAAATCAATCTTATGTAATAaaatttttaacttgctaggttatctttgtCAGCAAAGTAGCATAAGGTGGAGTATACTATCAATATGAGGTTATGGATGAAAGATAAAGGCTACTCCAGGCTAGATACATGTCACACATACAAGCACATGCATATGAACATCATATCTTCATATTAACTCGTAAACTTCAATAGTAATACTGTTGTGATCTCCTAATTGTTATTTGCGTGAACATTGACATAGGTGATCCAGAACCATCTGAATGGAAGGCAAAGAAATTTGAAGTTATTGAGATAGCTTGTATTTTGGTTGGTTGGTGAGTTTTGCATCTATCGCTATACTGTAAAACCTTTGGCTGTCAT
Proteins encoded in this region:
- the LOC119986154 gene encoding endoglucanase 4-like codes for the protein MMVVVGVAAHDYGDALSKSILFFEGQRSGKLPSTQRITWRKDSALQDGFQIAQVDLVGGYYDAGDNLKFNFPMAFSTTMLAWSVLEFGKFMDSDRQYALEAIRWATDYFLKATSVPGFVYVQVGDPYGDHNCWERPEDMDTPRTPYAVSKNFPGSEVSAELAAALAASSMVFRPVDRDYSARLLKRARMVFEFADQYRGSYNDSLGPWVCPFYCDFSGYEDELIWGAAWLYKATRAPSYWLYVVDNIHNLENSAVKKVNSISYSTGGSFAEFGWDSKHAGINILVSKWVLNGSLNFSPFIPNADKFVCSILPESPTVSVSFSPGGLLFKPGGSNLQHATALSFLLVVYARYLNQANRVINCGNVVAKPSRLVQVARSQVDYILGSNPLNMSYMVGYGNKFPQKIHHRGSSIPSIDQRPDRIDCNGGTQYFLSSNPNPSLLIGAVVGGPDMNDSYSDSRADFAHSEPTTYINAPLVGLLACFKGHPSSLNPL